In Scleropages formosus chromosome 20, fSclFor1.1, whole genome shotgun sequence, a single window of DNA contains:
- the LOC108933002 gene encoding proline-rich transmembrane protein 2-like isoform X3 yields MALNSDSTQPSLDPSMVSAGQVEEPPQADRVADAEQSTEGAPVTSQPGTEEQQGPPAPASESAPSSEPWAPRAAQTPQQEALLKEEVLVVDERKMENGNGFCHVPADTTPPSSLSSPPRNQNAKHNSHHPNHHANGRARVGSRSGSLGHVTASPRPSLSRQPSIATNGTGDGGKPRDYLILAILACFCPVWPINIVGFAYSVMKSLGTACRTAMWTGLDVWAAWPSYCPWCRWWEGSSSSLPSSSTGESY; encoded by the exons ATGGCTCTGAATTCGGACAGCACGCAGCCCAGCCTGGACCCCAGCATGGTCTCCGCCGGACAGGTGGAGGAGCCGCCGCAAGCGGACCGTGTGGCTGACGCGGAGCAGTCGACCGAGGGCGCTCCCGTTACCTCTCAGCCAGGGacggaggagcagcagggtcCTCCCGCCCCTGCTTCCGAGTCCGCTCCCAGCTCGGAGCCTTGGGCCCCCCGGGCGGCGCAGACCCCTCAGCAGGAGGCTCTTCTCAAAGAGGAGGTGCTCGTAGTCGACGAGAGGAAGATGGAGAACG GCAACGGTTTTTGCCACGTGCCTGCGGACACcactcccccctcctccctgtcCTCCCCACCTCGGAACCAGAACGCTAAACACAACAGCCATCATCCCAACCATCACGCCAACGGCAGAGCTCGGGTGGGCAGCCGGTCTGGGTCGCTGGGCCACGTGACGGCTTCCCCGCGGCCGTCTCTGTCTCGCCAACCCAGCATTGCCACCAATGGGACGGGGGATGGGGGTAAACCTAGGGACTACCTCATACTGGCCATCCTGGCCTGCTTCTGCCCCGTGTGGCCCATCAACATAGTGGGATTTGCTTACTCTGTCATG aaaag TCTAGGCACAGCCTGCAGGACGGCAATGTGGACGGGGCTCGACGTTTGGGCCGCGTGGCCAAGCTACTGTCCGTGGTGTCGTTGGTGGGAGGGGTCCTCATCATCGCTGCCTTCATCATCAACTGGGGAA TCATATTAA
- the LOC108933002 gene encoding proline-rich transmembrane protein 2-like isoform X1 yields MALNSDSTQPSLDPSMVSAGQVEEPPQADRVADAEQSTEGAPVTSQPGTEEQQGPPAPASESAPSSEPWAPRAAQTPQQEALLKEEVLVVDERKMENGNGFCHVPADTTPPSSLSSPPRNQNAKHNSHHPNHHANGRARVGSRSGSLGHVTASPRPSLSRQPSIATNGTGDGGKPRDYLILAILACFCPVWPINIVGFAYSVMVSGWLLRVTLCVSCVGVYVQCIHISYTQMRIYIYTHTHTHTNNIYTHAAVPRFTRLICS; encoded by the exons ATGGCTCTGAATTCGGACAGCACGCAGCCCAGCCTGGACCCCAGCATGGTCTCCGCCGGACAGGTGGAGGAGCCGCCGCAAGCGGACCGTGTGGCTGACGCGGAGCAGTCGACCGAGGGCGCTCCCGTTACCTCTCAGCCAGGGacggaggagcagcagggtcCTCCCGCCCCTGCTTCCGAGTCCGCTCCCAGCTCGGAGCCTTGGGCCCCCCGGGCGGCGCAGACCCCTCAGCAGGAGGCTCTTCTCAAAGAGGAGGTGCTCGTAGTCGACGAGAGGAAGATGGAGAACG GCAACGGTTTTTGCCACGTGCCTGCGGACACcactcccccctcctccctgtcCTCCCCACCTCGGAACCAGAACGCTAAACACAACAGCCATCATCCCAACCATCACGCCAACGGCAGAGCTCGGGTGGGCAGCCGGTCTGGGTCGCTGGGCCACGTGACGGCTTCCCCGCGGCCGTCTCTGTCTCGCCAACCCAGCATTGCCACCAATGGGACGGGGGATGGGGGTAAACCTAGGGACTACCTCATACTGGCCATCCTGGCCTGCTTCTGCCCCGTGTGGCCCATCAACATAGTGGGATTTGCTTACTCTGTCATGGTAAGTGGATGGCTGCTTCGTGTCACTTTGTGTGTCTCTTGTGTGGGtgtatatgtacagtgtatacatatatcatatacacagatgcgcatatatatatacacacacacacacacacacacaaataatatatatacacatgcagCTGTGCCTCGATTTACTAgattaatctgttcctga
- the LOC108933002 gene encoding proline-rich transmembrane protein 2-like isoform X2 gives MALNSDSTQPSLDPSMVSAGQVEEPPQADRVADAEQSTEGAPVTSQPGTEEQQGPPAPASESAPSSEPWAPRAAQTPQQEALLKEEVLVVDERKMENGNGFCHVPADTTPPSSLSSPPRNQNAKHNSHHPNHHANGRARVGSRSGSLGHVTASPRPSLSRQPSIATNGTGDGGKPRDYLILAILACFCPVWPINIVGFAYSVMSRHSLQDGNVDGARRLGRVAKLLSVVSLVGGVLIIAAFIINWGIILKS, from the exons ATGGCTCTGAATTCGGACAGCACGCAGCCCAGCCTGGACCCCAGCATGGTCTCCGCCGGACAGGTGGAGGAGCCGCCGCAAGCGGACCGTGTGGCTGACGCGGAGCAGTCGACCGAGGGCGCTCCCGTTACCTCTCAGCCAGGGacggaggagcagcagggtcCTCCCGCCCCTGCTTCCGAGTCCGCTCCCAGCTCGGAGCCTTGGGCCCCCCGGGCGGCGCAGACCCCTCAGCAGGAGGCTCTTCTCAAAGAGGAGGTGCTCGTAGTCGACGAGAGGAAGATGGAGAACG GCAACGGTTTTTGCCACGTGCCTGCGGACACcactcccccctcctccctgtcCTCCCCACCTCGGAACCAGAACGCTAAACACAACAGCCATCATCCCAACCATCACGCCAACGGCAGAGCTCGGGTGGGCAGCCGGTCTGGGTCGCTGGGCCACGTGACGGCTTCCCCGCGGCCGTCTCTGTCTCGCCAACCCAGCATTGCCACCAATGGGACGGGGGATGGGGGTAAACCTAGGGACTACCTCATACTGGCCATCCTGGCCTGCTTCTGCCCCGTGTGGCCCATCAACATAGTGGGATTTGCTTACTCTGTCATG TCTAGGCACAGCCTGCAGGACGGCAATGTGGACGGGGCTCGACGTTTGGGCCGCGTGGCCAAGCTACTGTCCGTGGTGTCGTTGGTGGGAGGGGTCCTCATCATCGCTGCCTTCATCATCAACTGGGGAA TCATATTAAAGTCCTGA